One Parcubacteria group bacterium genomic window carries:
- the rpmE gene encoding 50S ribosomal protein L31, whose translation MKQKIHPEYFPKAKVKCSCGNTFTVGSTKPEISVEICSKCHPFYTGKDKIIDTAGRVERFKKRLLKTTVKGAVKTAKKSAERK comes from the coding sequence ATGAAACAAAAAATACATCCGGAATATTTTCCTAAAGCTAAAGTTAAATGCTCGTGCGGAAATACTTTTACCGTTGGTTCAACCAAGCCGGAAATTAGCGTTGAAATTTGCTCAAAATGCCATCCTTTTTATACCGGAAAAGATAAGATAATTGATACAGCCGGACGCGTTGAAAGATTCAAGAAAAGACTTTTAAAAACTACGGTAAAAGGTGCCGTTAAAACCGCAAAAAAATCTGCCGAGAGAAAATGA
- the rpsB gene encoding 30S ribosomal protein S2 — translation MEKNNNIIELDLETMALSGLHLGSQKSSGNPKMKPFIWDRKSSSLVIDLEKSRENLIAAINFLISIKEKGGVILFVGTGIATKEITKKVAQELNMPFVTERWLGGTFTNFTTINKRVEHLKDLEKQKAAGEFSKYTKYEVGKLEEKMKKLKKEFGGLVSLSRLPDVIWVSSAKYDKLAVAEATKKNISVVGIVNTNSDPAPFTHPIPANDSALNSVNFILNLVSEALINVKPIVIETETKTEDGRK, via the coding sequence ATGGAAAAAAATAACAACATTATAGAACTTGATTTGGAAACAATGGCTTTAAGTGGTCTTCATTTGGGTTCTCAAAAATCGAGCGGCAACCCTAAAATGAAGCCGTTTATTTGGGATAGAAAAAGCTCATCTCTGGTCATTGATCTTGAAAAATCAAGGGAAAATCTAATTGCAGCCATTAATTTTTTAATAAGTATTAAGGAAAAGGGCGGCGTTATTTTGTTTGTCGGAACGGGTATTGCTACAAAAGAAATTACAAAAAAAGTAGCGCAGGAGCTTAACATGCCGTTTGTTACGGAACGGTGGCTTGGCGGAACATTCACAAATTTTACAACAATCAATAAGCGGGTAGAGCATTTGAAAGATTTGGAGAAGCAAAAAGCCGCTGGCGAATTCTCAAAGTATACGAAATACGAAGTAGGGAAACTTGAAGAGAAAATGAAAAAATTGAAAAAAGAATTCGGCGGTCTTGTAAGTTTAAGCCGCTTGCCGGACGTTATTTGGGTAAGTTCGGCAAAATATGATAAACTGGCAGTGGCGGAAGCAACAAAAAAAAACATATCTGTCGTAGGAATAGTAAATACGAATTCGGATCCTGCGCCGTTTACCCACCCAATACCGGCCAATGACTCCGCTTTAAATTCCGTTAACTTTATTCTTAACTTGGTATCGGAGGCGTTAATAAATGTGAAACCGATAGTTATAGAAACAGAAACAAAGACGGAAGATGGTAGAAAATAA
- the tsf gene encoding translation elongation factor Ts, producing MANIEDVKKIREMTGVPLGAIKKALEEADGKIEQALKFLKERGGAVAEKKAGRQTGEGLVSSYIHANGKIGVLIEMFCETDFVARNDEFKNLGHELAMHIAATNPADVDELLGQPYIRDQDITVDALVKNHIAKLGENIRIGEFCRFEI from the coding sequence ATGGCAAACATTGAAGACGTTAAAAAAATTCGTGAAATGACCGGCGTTCCTTTGGGTGCGATTAAAAAAGCTCTTGAAGAAGCCGACGGAAAAATTGAGCAAGCCTTGAAATTTTTAAAAGAACGCGGCGGGGCAGTGGCGGAAAAAAAAGCAGGGCGGCAGACTGGAGAAGGACTCGTTTCTTCCTATATCCATGCCAATGGCAAGATCGGGGTACTTATTGAAATGTTTTGCGAAACTGATTTTGTGGCGCGAAACGATGAGTTTAAGAACTTAGGCCACGAGCTTGCTATGCATATTGCCGCGACGAATCCCGCAGATGTTGACGAATTACTCGGCCAGCCATACATTCGCGATCAAGACATTACGGTTGACGCCCTGGTTAAGAACCACATCGCCAAACTTGGCGAAAACATCCGCATAGGAGAATTTTGCAGATTTGAGATTTAA